A region of the Streptomyces sp. NBC_00442 genome:
TCACCGAGACCCGGTCGCGCGCGTCCATGATCACCACCGGGATGTGCGGCGCCACGGTGAGCGCCTCGCGCACGTCCTCGGGCTCGAACGACTCGGTGCCCTCGAAGTGGTTGACGGCCACGATGTACGGGAGCCCGCAGCTCTCGAAGTAGTCGAGCGCGGGGAAGCAGTCCGTCAGGCGCCGGGTGTCGGCGAGCACGACCGCGCCGATCGCGCCGCGCACGATGTCGTCCCACATGAACCAGAACCGCTGCTGCCCGGGTGTGCCGAACACGTACAGGACGAGGTCGTCGTCCAGGGTGATGCGGCCGAAGTCCATGGCGACCGTGGTGGTCAGCTTGTCCGGGGTCGCCGTGAGGTCGTCGGTGTCCTCGCTGGCCCGGGTCATCACCGCCTCGGTCTGGAGCGGCGTGATCTCGGAGACGGACGAGACGAAGGTGGTCTTGCCCACGCCGAAGCCACCCGCGACCACGACCTTCGTGGCGATGGGAGCCCGGCTGCGGTCCTGTTGCCAGGGAAGCAACTCCTCCTCGGGCAGGAGGAGTTCAGAGGCGACGGCGGAGTCCACTCAGCACCCTTTCGAGCAGTGCGCGGTCGGGCTGGCCCGGGGCGTGCCCGGTGCCGTAGACGCGTATCTTTCCCTGGTCGGCCAGGTCGCTGAGGAGCACCCTGACCACGCCGAGCGGCATTTTGAGGAGCGCGGAGATCTCGGCGACGGTACGCATCGCGCGGCAGATCTCCACGATCGCGAGCATCTCCGGCATGACGCGGTGCGGGCTGCCGCCGAGCTCCTTGCGCTCGGGCGGCGCCTCGATGGCCGCGACGAACGTCTCGACGAGCAGCACGTGGCCGAACCGGGTGCGGCCACCGGTCAGCGAGTACGGGCGGACACGGGCGGGCTTCCGGTCCGCGCCGCGTATCGGGAGCCGCGCGGATTTCTCGGCGGGCGGGGTCACTGGGCGGCCTCCATCGACTGGCGCAGTTGGCTGCGGACTTCGGGGGTCAGGACATGTCCGGCACGGCCCACGAAGAGCGCCATGTGGTAGGCGACGACGCTCATGTCACAGTCCGGGGTGGCGTGCACGCCGAGCAGGGATCCGTCGCTGATGGACATGACGAAGACGCTGCCCTCCTCCATCGCGACCATCGTCTGCTTGACGCCGCCGCCGTCCATCAGCCGGGCGGCCCCCACGGTGAGGCTGCCGATGCCGGACACGATGGTGGCGAGGTCGGCGCTGGAGCCGCGCGGGCCCTGCCGGTCGACGACGGCCTGGCGCTGCTCCGGGTCGGACGACAGCAGCAGCAGGCCGTCCGACGAGACGACGGCGACGGAGACGAGCCCTGGCACCTCCTCGACCAGGTTCCCGAGCAGCCACTGCAGATTCCGGGCCTCGGTGCTCGTTCCGATCGTGCCGGTGCCGGGCGTGCCGCTGCCGGGCCTGCCGGGGCCGGTGCCGGTCGCACTCATCCGCGTACCTCCTCGACTGTCTCCCCCGTGTCCTTGTCTGCCTGCTGTTGCGTGGTGTCGAGTTCCGCCGCCACGTCGCGGCGGCCCTCGTTCGCGCCCTGCTGGAAACCTCCGAGCCGGCGCCGCAGCGCCTCGGCCGCGTCGTTGCCGCCCTTGCGCTCCCGCGCCTGGGCGGGCCCGGCCTTGACGACCTGCGGGGTCCGCTTGGGCAGACCCTTGTCGGTGAGCCGCTGCTCGGGCTCG
Encoded here:
- a CDS encoding DUF742 domain-containing protein, producing MTPPAEKSARLPIRGADRKPARVRPYSLTGGRTRFGHVLLVETFVAAIEAPPERKELGGSPHRVMPEMLAIVEICRAMRTVAEISALLKMPLGVVRVLLSDLADQGKIRVYGTGHAPGQPDRALLERVLSGLRRRL
- a CDS encoding GTP-binding protein — encoded protein: MDSAVASELLLPEEELLPWQQDRSRAPIATKVVVAGGFGVGKTTFVSSVSEITPLQTEAVMTRASEDTDDLTATPDKLTTTVAMDFGRITLDDDLVLYVFGTPGQQRFWFMWDDIVRGAIGAVVLADTRRLTDCFPALDYFESCGLPYIVAVNHFEGTESFEPEDVREALTVAPHIPVVIMDARDRVSVIESLLGLVGHALEACPE
- a CDS encoding roadblock/LC7 domain-containing protein, with the protein product MSATGTGPGRPGSGTPGTGTIGTSTEARNLQWLLGNLVEEVPGLVSVAVVSSDGLLLLSSDPEQRQAVVDRQGPRGSSADLATIVSGIGSLTVGAARLMDGGGVKQTMVAMEEGSVFVMSISDGSLLGVHATPDCDMSVVAYHMALFVGRAGHVLTPEVRSQLRQSMEAAQ